From a region of the Daphnia pulicaria isolate SC F1-1A chromosome 1, SC_F0-13Bv2, whole genome shotgun sequence genome:
- the LOC124320280 gene encoding protein O-linked-mannose beta-1,2-N-acetylglucosaminyltransferase 1-like has protein sequence MANRDQESLDYYYHSWSKRWSMTRSASSRGVTSATANTSTNAAAAASTHQRGCRCNWLRLRQRILAKLCRTTIVIVLMLTVLVNLIFILEFGYKSKQSSGPHLSADESTGRANITDDSQSYQQYLTLEIVSSQLRAAVSVDGATMIDDNEVGKGRGIHVLVLNQRTGSVMARQIFDTYSPHEDEAMSLFINLVSKGRIIVMTIKDEGSFHLKQPTRDLLQRYGSKNSQILGWRDTWIFVFQKEGINSLLAQRGGGRCCEHLGKSSNFLSWGENLSVTCKVRLSTDQHESECQWPDTEENQRRREFCSRVEGYGSVCDCHQPTPINFQPSPIPNNQIGNVPVAIIASNRPHYLYRMLRSLLRAGGANKEMMTVFIDGYFEEPMQVVRLLGLKGVQHKPLGTKNARISQHYKASLSALFKQHPDARHAILVEEDLDVSPDFFHYFSQLAHLLDEDPTLYCVSAWNDHGYQHSAVNATLLYRVDTMPGLGWMLTKKLFKEELEISWPTQDKMWDWDMWMRKPSVRRDRECVIPDVPRTYHFGASGLNMNSFFQDTYFRKRALNNQPDVQLRGIENMKAANYERVVHTAVRNATVLDHNISPCEESFIPNVSGETFVLYMKMEHARDTVTWLQIAKCFKIWDLDARGSHKGLWRFFIKNNSIMVVGFPFSPYSKFKPAPVIPIELRPASTTPRSN, from the exons ACGACAATTGTGATTGTGCTCATGCTGACGGTTCTAGTCAACctcatttttattctggaatTTGGCTACAAGTCGAAACAAAGTAGCGGCCCCCATCTTTCTGCTG ATGAGTCGACCGGTCGAGCCAATATCACGGATGATAGCCAATCATACCAGCAATATCTAACGCTGGAAATTGTTTCCAGTCAATTGAGAGCGGCCGTGAGCGTTGATGGAGCCACG ATGATTGACGATAACGAAGTGGGTAAAGGACGAGGTATTCACGTGCTGGTCTTAAATCAGAGGACCGGCTCGGTAATGGCCCGACAAATTTTCGACACCTACTCGCCGCACGAAGACGAAGCCATGAGCCTCTTCATCAATTTGGTCTCCAAAGGCAGAATCATCGTCATGACTATCAAA gatgaaggTTCGTTCCATCTGAAGCAGCCGACGCGGGATCTCCTGCAGCGCTACGGATCGAAGAATTCACAGATATTGGGCTGGCGAGATACGTGGATCTTCGTCTTCCAAAAGGAAGGCATCAACTCCTTGCTGGCGCAGAGAGGCGGCGGCAGATGTTGCGAACATTTGGGTAAAAGCTCCAATTTCCTGTCGTGGGGAGAGAATCTCTCCGTGACTTGCAAAGTCCGTCTATCCACCGACCAACACG AGTCGGAGTGCCAATGGCCTgacacggaagaaaatcaacgCCGACGGGAGTTCTGCAGTCGTGTCGAAGGCTACGGAAGCGTCTGTGATTGTCACCAACCTACTCCCATCAATTTCCAACCGTCTCCG attccaaataatcaaattggTAATGTTCCCGTGGCAATCATAGCCAGCAATCGCCCGCATTATTTGTACAG AATGTTGAGGTCTTTATTGAGAGCTGGTGGTGCCAATAAGGAGATGATGACCGTGTTCATCGACGGCTATTTCGAAGAGCCCATGCAAGTGGTGCGCCTTTTGGGTTTGAAGGGAGTCCAGCACAAGCCGCTGGGCACCAAGAACGCCCGCATTTCCCAACATTATAAAGCCTCTCTATCAGCTCTCTTCAAGCAGCATCCGGACGCCCGTCACGCCATCTTAGTTGAAGAGGATCTGGACGTCTCCCCCGATTTCTTCCA TTATTTCAGTCAACTGGCGCATTTGTTGGATGAGGACCCGACACTTTACTGCGTGTCGGCCTGGAACGACCACGGCTACCAGCACAGCGCAGTGAACGCGACGCTGCTCTACCGAGTCGATACAATGCCCGGACTCGGATGGATGCTGACCAAGAAACTGTTCAAAGAAGAGCTAGAAATATCGTGGCCGACCCAGGATAAA ATGTGGGACTGGGATATGTGGATGAGGAAGCCTAGCGTGCGCCGAGACCGGGAATGCGTCATTCCCGACGTTCCACGCACCTACCATTTTGGCGCCAGCGGCCTCAATATGAATTCCTTCTTCCAGGATACTTATTTCCGTAAGCGGGCGCTCAATAACCAGCCGGACGTTCAACTCCGCGGCATCGAAAA CATGAAGGCCGCCAATTATGAACGAGTCGTCCACACAGCGGTGCGCAATGCAACAGTGCTAGACCACAACATTTCGCCGTGTGAAGAATCTTTCATTCCCAACGTTTCG GGAGAGACTTTTGTGTTGTACATGAAAATGGAGCACGCTCGGGACACAGTCACCTGGCTTCAGATCGCCAAG tgCTTCAAAATTTGGGATTTGGACGCAAGGGGATCGCACAAAGGCCTCTGGCGATTCTTTATCAAGAACAATTCAATCATGGTGGTCGGTTTTCCGTTTTCACCGTATTC GAAATTCAAACCGGCTCCGGTGATCCCAATTGAATTACGTCCGGCATCCACAACTCCGAGGAGTAATTAA